A single genomic interval of Oryzomonas sagensis harbors:
- a CDS encoding type II secretion system F family protein translates to MAIYTCKLGASDGNVVFRDLEADEPSVLRKSLEDQGFFVFEVKKKPLQFLFEKGLKRRRIDNRSLLTLNQEMLVLIKAGMPIMQVLDAILERHEAGKLNEILLQVREDVKGGAALSAALDKHGQAFPQLYIASIRAGERTGDLLRTIRRYIQYLKRVDDIRKKVIAALFYPSILIVFAFIAITLLLLYVVPTFSQVYADSGSQLPAPTRMLIGFTAFLRHFAPVGVLLVIGSVYAYRTWVATESGRYTVDRFKLTIPLAGDVFTKYSVAGFTRTLATVLGSGIPIIESLRMCIGTLNNRYMEKRLFETVRFIEEGGRLSTALERINIMPPLALRMLGVGEATGALEDMLVDISDYLEEELEERMRVLTTAIEPAIMLVVGVVIGIIIVAMYLPIFKIAGTVG, encoded by the coding sequence ATGGCGATTTATACCTGTAAGCTCGGTGCATCCGACGGCAATGTAGTGTTTCGCGATCTCGAGGCGGACGAGCCGTCTGTATTGCGCAAGAGCCTGGAAGATCAGGGCTTTTTTGTTTTCGAGGTCAAGAAAAAGCCGTTGCAGTTTCTCTTTGAAAAGGGGCTGAAGCGCCGTCGCATCGATAATCGATCGCTTCTGACCCTGAACCAGGAGATGCTCGTCCTGATCAAGGCCGGAATGCCGATCATGCAGGTGCTCGATGCGATTCTGGAACGGCACGAGGCGGGCAAGCTCAACGAGATTCTGCTCCAGGTGCGTGAAGACGTAAAGGGGGGGGCAGCGCTTTCGGCCGCCCTGGACAAACACGGCCAGGCGTTCCCACAGCTGTACATTGCCTCCATCCGCGCCGGAGAGAGGACCGGAGACCTGCTCCGCACGATCCGGCGGTATATCCAATATCTCAAACGGGTTGACGATATTCGCAAGAAGGTCATCGCGGCGCTGTTTTACCCATCCATACTCATTGTTTTCGCATTCATAGCCATCACCTTGCTCCTGCTGTACGTGGTGCCTACCTTCAGCCAGGTCTACGCCGACTCCGGTTCCCAGTTGCCGGCGCCAACCAGGATGCTGATCGGCTTTACCGCGTTTCTCCGGCATTTTGCCCCGGTGGGGGTGCTGTTGGTGATCGGTTCTGTTTACGCGTACCGCACCTGGGTCGCTACGGAGTCCGGGCGCTACACGGTCGATCGCTTCAAACTGACGATCCCGTTGGCGGGCGACGTGTTCACCAAATATTCGGTGGCCGGTTTCACCCGCACCCTGGCGACGGTGCTCGGCAGCGGCATACCGATCATCGAGTCGCTCCGCATGTGCATCGGGACCCTCAATAATCGTTACATGGAAAAGCGTCTCTTCGAAACGGTCAGGTTCATCGAGGAGGGGGGGCGGCTTTCCACCGCTTTGGAGCGGATCAATATCATGCCGCCCCTGGCACTGCGCATGCTGGGGGTGGGAGAGGCGACCGGCGCCTTGGAGGATATGCTGGTTGACATTTCCGACTATCTGGAGGAAGAGTTGGAGGAACGCATGCGTGTCCTCACAACCGCTATTGAACCCGCCATCATGCTTGTTGTCGGCGTGGTGATCGGCATCATCATCGTTGCCATGTACCTGCCGATATTCAAGATCGCAGGCACGGTAGGCTAG
- a CDS encoding GspE/PulE family protein has protein sequence MQSYRRKKIGTILIERGALAADQLPVVLDKLTTSKLRFGEICLQEGLISDDDLAHALAEQFNLDYVDLASFKPDEELLNSLPPDALYRFRFVPLEMTEDFMVVAVADPTDVVKLDELELLFDRPLQLRVAAESAVAVLAKAGEGTRRVLREVSEDFMLQLVKETDRGEEVLSVESISEDTSPIIKLVNSTILDALNRRASDIHIETGHDGVEIKYRIDGVLYRANDPIDLHFQGPIISRLKVMSELDISERRIPQDGRFKIRFSEKSIDFRVSIMPSALGEDAVIRILDKESIASDMKGLSLENLGVCEREIKRLRRKIREPYGMVLVTGPTGSGKTTTLYAALTEIHTGEDKIITIEDPVEYMLRGVLQIPVNEKKGLTFAKGLRSILRHDPDKIMVGEIRDSETAQIAVQSALTGHLVFTTVHANNAFDVIGRFIHMGIDPYNFVSCLNCVMAQRLVRRVCMKCRRPVRYTDDELREARVDPECTRNAVLYEAVGCEECNGTGYRGRTAIVELLEFNDEIRDLIIARVPATQLKQAAHAAGVVFLREAAVEKLLAGETTLKEVNRVTFVE, from the coding sequence ATGCAGTCGTACCGGCGGAAAAAAATCGGCACGATCCTTATCGAACGCGGTGCGCTCGCAGCGGATCAACTGCCGGTCGTGCTCGATAAATTGACTACCAGCAAGCTGCGTTTCGGAGAGATTTGCCTCCAGGAGGGGCTGATCAGCGACGACGACCTGGCCCATGCCCTGGCCGAGCAGTTCAATCTGGACTACGTCGATCTGGCCAGCTTCAAACCGGATGAGGAGTTGCTCAATTCGCTGCCGCCCGATGCCCTCTACCGTTTCCGCTTTGTGCCGTTGGAAATGACCGAGGACTTCATGGTGGTGGCCGTTGCCGACCCCACGGACGTGGTGAAGCTGGATGAGCTCGAACTCCTGTTCGATCGTCCCCTGCAACTCCGCGTTGCCGCTGAATCTGCCGTCGCAGTCCTTGCCAAGGCGGGAGAGGGGACGCGCCGGGTGCTTCGCGAGGTCTCGGAAGACTTCATGCTGCAGTTGGTCAAGGAGACCGACCGGGGCGAAGAGGTCCTGTCGGTGGAGAGCATCTCCGAAGACACAAGCCCGATCATCAAACTGGTCAACAGCACCATTCTTGACGCCCTTAACCGCCGGGCCAGCGATATTCACATCGAAACCGGCCACGACGGCGTTGAGATAAAGTACCGCATCGACGGCGTCCTCTACCGGGCCAATGACCCCATCGACCTGCATTTCCAGGGGCCGATCATTTCGCGCCTCAAGGTCATGAGCGAACTGGATATCTCCGAGCGGCGCATCCCCCAGGATGGACGCTTCAAGATCCGTTTCAGCGAGAAGTCCATCGATTTCCGCGTTTCCATCATGCCGAGCGCCCTGGGGGAGGATGCGGTTATCCGTATCCTGGACAAGGAGAGCATCGCCAGCGACATGAAAGGACTGTCCCTGGAAAATCTCGGGGTATGCGAACGGGAGATCAAACGGCTGCGCAGAAAGATCCGCGAACCGTACGGCATGGTGCTGGTGACCGGTCCCACCGGTTCGGGCAAGACCACCACCCTGTATGCGGCCCTGACCGAGATCCATACGGGCGAGGACAAGATCATCACTATCGAGGACCCGGTGGAGTACATGCTGCGCGGCGTGCTCCAGATTCCGGTCAACGAGAAGAAGGGGCTCACCTTTGCCAAGGGGCTGCGCTCCATCCTGCGTCACGACCCGGACAAGATCATGGTCGGCGAGATCCGGGATTCGGAAACCGCCCAGATCGCCGTGCAATCCGCGTTGACCGGCCACCTGGTTTTCACCACGGTGCACGCCAACAACGCCTTTGACGTAATCGGCCGTTTCATCCACATGGGGATAGATCCCTACAACTTCGTCTCCTGTCTCAACTGTGTCATGGCGCAGCGCCTGGTGCGGCGGGTCTGCATGAAATGCCGCCGACCGGTGCGGTACACCGACGACGAGTTGCGGGAGGCACGGGTCGACCCGGAGTGCACGCGCAATGCCGTCCTGTACGAGGCGGTGGGGTGCGAGGAGTGCAACGGGACCGGGTACCGGGGACGCACTGCCATTGTGGAACTTCTTGAATTCAATGATGAGATCAGGGACCTGATCATCGCCCGGGTGCCGGCAACCCAACTCAAGCAGGCCGCCCACGCAGCAGGGGTGGTTTTTCTGCGGGAGGCCGCCGTTGAAAAGCTGCTTGCCGGAGAAACGACGCTCAAGGAAGTCAACCGCGTTACTTTTGTGGAATGA
- the pilM gene encoding type IV pilus biogenesis protein PilM produces the protein MLLAKTSLGAEISPTGVAFALLGGTASAPRLERAAFAPLAAGTVRSSLREANILDPQAFVDRFQSAHNLLLHRSKRLSLTLPDSVGRIMLLDMEGRFKNRAEGLDMIRWKLKKNLPFDAADAHLDYQVLKIRENGDMALLVALVSRTVIGQYEDVLATAGFTPARIDFNSFNLYRAFDRRLGLLDDCILIFFYNHALGIMAYHNDIPEFIRVKELAGTPAVDNRVFMEINNSLLVYRERFPELNTANVFCCAPPDAAHAFCEMVAEAAGAEAALLETKTAVTPGDEAPGDQESLFLFSAAIGAALRSL, from the coding sequence ATGCTGCTTGCCAAAACCTCACTCGGAGCCGAAATAAGCCCAACCGGCGTGGCCTTTGCCCTTTTGGGGGGCACCGCTTCTGCACCGCGCCTGGAGAGGGCCGCCTTTGCGCCTTTGGCGGCTGGCACCGTGCGCAGTTCGTTGCGTGAAGCGAATATTCTCGATCCGCAGGCCTTTGTCGATCGTTTCCAAAGCGCCCACAACCTGCTGCTGCACCGTTCCAAACGCCTTTCCCTCACCCTGCCGGACTCGGTCGGCCGTATCATGCTGCTGGATATGGAAGGGCGCTTCAAAAACCGGGCCGAAGGCCTGGATATGATCCGCTGGAAGCTGAAGAAAAACCTCCCGTTCGACGCCGCCGATGCTCATCTGGATTACCAGGTGCTGAAGATCCGCGAGAACGGCGATATGGCCCTGCTGGTGGCCCTGGTTTCCCGTACGGTCATCGGGCAATACGAGGACGTGCTGGCAACGGCGGGGTTCACGCCGGCACGGATCGATTTCAACAGCTTCAACCTCTATCGGGCCTTTGATCGACGTCTGGGCCTGTTGGACGACTGTATCCTGATCTTTTTCTACAACCACGCCCTCGGCATCATGGCCTATCACAACGACATACCCGAGTTTATCCGGGTGAAAGAGCTTGCCGGCACGCCGGCCGTGGATAACCGCGTGTTCATGGAGATCAATAACTCGCTCTTGGTCTATCGCGAACGTTTTCCCGAACTGAATACGGCCAATGTGTTCTGTTGCGCCCCTCCCGATGCGGCTCACGCCTTCTGCGAGATGGTCGCCGAAGCAGCGGGGGCGGAAGCCGCGCTGCTGGAGACCAAAACCGCCGTAACGCCCGGCGATGAGGCGCCGGGGGACCAGGAATCGCTCTTTCTCTTTTCAGCCGCCATCGGCGCCGCCCTGAGGAGTCTGTGA
- a CDS encoding PilN domain-containing protein — protein MRFTINLATRTYVDQRLISQVCYAALALFAIVLAWNVVVAFSNYGELQRLKADIATYEGRLNSRPKDIPERDYTRLLADITFFNGVLERKAFSWLGLLDQVEDATPEGVALTSLTLDTKTGEMKIEALAHSFANVRASMEKFEGSRAFTRTLLLSHHDVSMGEKTRGVQFSLSCRMAPK, from the coding sequence ATGCGCTTTACCATCAACCTGGCCACCAGAACCTATGTGGATCAGCGGCTGATAAGCCAGGTCTGTTACGCCGCCCTGGCCCTGTTTGCCATCGTGTTGGCGTGGAATGTGGTGGTTGCATTCAGCAATTACGGGGAGTTGCAGCGTCTGAAAGCGGACATTGCCACCTACGAGGGGCGCCTGAACAGCCGGCCCAAGGACATCCCGGAACGGGATTATACCCGGCTGCTGGCGGATATCACCTTTTTCAACGGCGTGTTGGAACGCAAAGCCTTTAGCTGGCTGGGGCTCCTGGACCAGGTGGAGGATGCCACGCCCGAAGGCGTCGCATTGACGTCCCTGACCCTTGACACGAAAACCGGTGAAATGAAGATCGAAGCCCTGGCGCACTCTTTTGCCAACGTTCGTGCCTCTATGGAGAAATTCGAAGGATCGAGGGCCTTTACCAGAACGCTGCTCTTGTCCCATCACGATGTTTCAATGGGCGAAAAGACCCGCGGCGTTCAATTTTCCCTTTCATGCAGGATGGCGCCGAAATGA
- the pilO gene encoding type 4a pilus biogenesis protein PilO: MNQMILEIVGQRRRILVALLVLLLLNIAVLAVLKGYLASGISDAQTKWDDLRRRVAVAGQNDASVIYRRGKADLVQLQTRIPRKNEFPRLLGGIFDTAASDSVKVVSVTYKPALVKDNTALLSYDISLSVGGRYAAVKNFLADMQKQSELVVINNMAMANSDPYEENVVMSLHLTVYLREAP; the protein is encoded by the coding sequence ATGAACCAGATGATCCTGGAAATAGTCGGCCAGAGGCGGCGTATCCTTGTGGCGCTCCTGGTGCTTTTGCTGCTCAATATCGCCGTGCTTGCGGTTTTAAAGGGGTATCTGGCATCCGGCATCAGCGATGCCCAGACCAAGTGGGACGACCTGCGGCGTCGCGTAGCGGTTGCCGGGCAGAACGACGCTTCGGTGATTTATCGGCGGGGCAAGGCCGACCTTGTGCAGTTGCAGACCCGCATTCCCCGCAAAAACGAGTTTCCCCGGTTATTGGGAGGAATCTTCGACACAGCGGCTTCCGACAGTGTGAAGGTCGTATCGGTCACCTACAAACCCGCATTGGTAAAGGACAATACGGCGCTCCTGTCCTATGATATCTCCCTGTCCGTTGGCGGCCGTTACGCCGCAGTTAAGAATTTTCTGGCTGACATGCAGAAGCAGAGCGAATTGGTCGTCATCAACAACATGGCCATGGCAAACAGTGACCCGTATGAGGAAAACGTCGTTATGAGCCTTCATCTGACGGTGTATCTCCGGGAGGCTCCATGA
- a CDS encoding cohesin domain-containing protein, with the protein MRYLIHLNILCLLGAVVSLSGCTGGRQAFSTGERFETEGRYEEAMYSYAEAFRKEPEVGEYRVRFLSARQKAAEKHYKNGLEQSARGDYAAALEAFQSAYGLDPGQAVYKQQAEAAGRMKEAQAAFLEGVDFEKSNKFKEASRAFTQAVSLRPDNKEYQAALRRVAGMRKNKLEGFELSLKSAKPITLKFKDAKIKDVFSILTRLSGINFVFDDGVKDQNITIYIENGTFQQALDLLTNMFKLGRKVLNESTVIIYPKQPDKVKQYEEMEVRTFHLNYLEAKKAINLIRGMIQVRKIQVNEDANSIIVRDTKDVVDVVDKILDAHDVPEPEVVLDVEVVELNDSNTENVGLLLNSYNVQLGGFAPDGTALSSSLATTTSASTSTTSSTSSSSTISSLIRAFSIKGYGGYVTVPNATYNFGKTLTKGEVLSNPKVRVKNKEKSKFTVGTRVPITTTTTTNSTTSVNVQYVDVGVKVNAEPTIQLNNEVTIKLSLEVSSILSTETVGSTDSATKVVTIGTRNLETVLSLKDGETSVIGGLISRTNSDSKSKVFLLGDLPLIGPLLSNSNGSKAKTELVLAITPRLIRGVTVPQVDLSAFMSGKEDDPSLVRPLGAFEEEPVYATEGNASAAQAEAATEPSPKETKATQGPRRPRRPAPSPSAFVPAPAPAPAPAAPAPAPAAPAAVAPVPAAAATTLEKERLAKQKADQERMAAEKNEPEQAAAKPAPGGGALPGAAPAPAPAAPLPQSTWVSDKGMLEFVTPSSIAVGQQFTVAVRASFVKDLIKAPFVLAYDPAKLEYVSILEGPLLGSDNKPTFFSGEDNPGKGTVTVSLSRKVENVGVSGTGTIASLTFKAKKAGAASFVFSDVNFVAAGGKPYEMLPFSRVVNVTR; encoded by the coding sequence ATGCGCTATCTGATTCATCTGAACATACTCTGCCTGCTTGGTGCGGTTGTCTCGCTGTCCGGTTGCACGGGAGGACGCCAGGCTTTCAGTACGGGCGAAAGATTCGAGACCGAGGGCAGATACGAAGAGGCCATGTACAGCTATGCCGAGGCCTTTCGCAAAGAGCCCGAGGTCGGCGAATACCGGGTGCGTTTTCTCAGCGCTCGTCAAAAGGCCGCCGAAAAGCATTACAAAAATGGTCTTGAGCAAAGCGCCAGGGGGGACTATGCCGCTGCACTGGAAGCGTTCCAGAGCGCCTACGGACTTGATCCCGGCCAGGCCGTGTACAAACAGCAGGCTGAAGCGGCCGGCCGCATGAAGGAGGCCCAAGCTGCCTTCCTGGAAGGGGTGGACTTTGAAAAGTCCAACAAGTTCAAGGAGGCCAGCCGCGCTTTTACCCAAGCTGTGTCGTTGCGCCCCGACAACAAGGAGTATCAGGCCGCTCTGCGGCGTGTTGCCGGCATGCGCAAGAACAAGCTCGAAGGCTTTGAGCTGAGCCTCAAATCAGCCAAGCCGATCACGCTCAAGTTCAAGGATGCCAAGATCAAGGATGTCTTCAGCATCCTCACCCGGCTTTCCGGCATCAATTTTGTGTTCGACGATGGGGTGAAGGATCAGAACATCACTATCTACATTGAAAATGGGACCTTTCAGCAGGCCCTGGACCTTCTGACCAACATGTTCAAGCTGGGCCGCAAGGTGCTGAACGAAAGTACGGTGATCATCTATCCCAAACAGCCGGACAAGGTTAAACAGTACGAGGAGATGGAGGTGCGTACCTTCCACCTCAACTACCTGGAAGCCAAGAAGGCGATCAACCTGATCCGGGGCATGATACAGGTGCGCAAGATTCAGGTCAATGAGGACGCCAATTCGATCATTGTCCGGGATACCAAGGATGTTGTCGATGTGGTGGACAAAATCCTGGACGCCCACGATGTCCCCGAGCCTGAAGTCGTGCTCGATGTGGAGGTGGTGGAGCTCAACGATTCGAACACGGAAAACGTGGGGCTCCTGCTGAACTCCTACAACGTACAGTTGGGGGGCTTTGCGCCGGACGGCACGGCGCTCTCTTCGAGTCTTGCAACGACAACGTCGGCATCGACATCAACCACATCGTCGACCTCGTCTTCGTCAACCATCAGCAGCCTGATCCGCGCTTTTTCCATCAAGGGGTATGGCGGCTACGTGACGGTGCCCAATGCCACCTACAATTTCGGCAAGACACTGACCAAGGGCGAAGTGCTGTCCAACCCCAAGGTCAGGGTCAAAAACAAGGAAAAATCCAAGTTCACGGTCGGTACGAGGGTGCCGATCACCACTACGACCACCACCAATTCCACGACCAGCGTCAACGTCCAGTACGTGGATGTGGGGGTCAAGGTGAATGCCGAGCCGACCATCCAGCTCAATAATGAAGTTACCATAAAGCTGTCCCTCGAAGTAAGCTCGATCCTTTCCACCGAAACCGTGGGTAGTACGGACAGCGCCACCAAGGTCGTCACCATCGGCACCCGTAACCTTGAAACCGTGCTCAGCCTGAAGGACGGCGAAACCAGCGTCATCGGCGGTTTGATCTCGCGCACGAACAGCGACAGCAAGAGCAAGGTCTTCCTGTTGGGGGACCTGCCGCTCATCGGGCCGCTCCTCTCCAACTCCAACGGCAGCAAAGCCAAGACGGAACTGGTGCTGGCGATCACGCCGCGGCTGATACGCGGGGTGACCGTTCCCCAGGTCGACCTTTCCGCATTCATGTCCGGCAAGGAAGACGATCCATCCTTGGTCAGGCCGTTGGGAGCCTTCGAAGAGGAACCGGTTTATGCAACGGAGGGGAATGCGTCTGCTGCCCAGGCCGAGGCGGCTACGGAACCGTCGCCAAAGGAAACAAAAGCCACTCAGGGCCCCCGGCGCCCCCGGCGTCCCGCCCCCTCGCCATCAGCATTCGTGCCGGCACCGGCACCCGCACCCGCACCCGCGGCACCGGCACCGGCACCGGCGGCACCGGCGGCGGTAGCTCCGGTCCCGGCAGCAGCGGCAACAACGTTAGAGAAAGAGCGTCTGGCAAAGCAGAAAGCCGATCAGGAACGGATGGCTGCGGAAAAAAACGAACCGGAACAGGCTGCCGCCAAGCCCGCGCCTGGCGGCGGCGCGTTGCCTGGCGCGGCACCGGCACCGGCACCGGCGGCACCTTTGCCCCAATCAACATGGGTTTCGGATAAGGGGATGCTTGAGTTTGTCACCCCGTCCAGTATTGCCGTTGGCCAGCAGTTTACGGTGGCAGTCAGGGCGAGCTTTGTAAAAGATCTGATTAAAGCCCCCTTCGTGCTGGCGTACGATCCGGCAAAACTTGAGTATGTATCGATACTGGAGGGGCCGTTGCTCGGTAGCGATAACAAACCGACCTTCTTTTCCGGAGAAGACAACCCGGGAAAAGGTACGGTGACGGTCAGCCTGTCCCGCAAGGTGGAAAACGTTGGGGTGTCGGGAACGGGAACGATTGCCAGCCTTACCTTCAAGGCAAAAAAAGCAGGGGCTGCAAGTTTTGTCTTCAGCGACGTCAATTTTGTAGCCGCAGGCGGCAAACCTTATGAGATGTTGCCCTTCAGCAGGGTCGTTAATGTCACACGGTAA
- a CDS encoding type II secretion system protein translates to MSHGKTKGWLSDRSGVSLVELIVTMTILAILASVIMPMMQMTAVRTREIELHRNLRIIRTAIDDFQKSYKKAELEGKIPKSLDKSGCPETLQQLVDGYDFGGLYPTKKKFLRRIPPDPMNPPQPGKEPEWGMRSYADKPDSTTWGGEDVYDVYSKSEGTAIDGTKYNEW, encoded by the coding sequence ATGTCACACGGTAAGACAAAGGGCTGGTTGTCAGACCGCAGCGGAGTCAGCCTGGTTGAACTGATCGTGACGATGACCATTCTGGCGATACTGGCGTCGGTCATCATGCCGATGATGCAGATGACCGCCGTCAGGACCCGCGAGATTGAGTTGCACCGCAATCTGCGCATCATCCGCACCGCCATAGACGACTTTCAGAAGAGTTACAAAAAGGCCGAACTGGAAGGGAAAATTCCCAAATCCCTGGATAAGTCGGGGTGTCCGGAAACGTTGCAGCAATTGGTGGATGGGTACGATTTCGGCGGCCTGTACCCGACCAAGAAGAAGTTCCTGCGCAGGATACCGCCCGATCCGATGAATCCGCCCCAGCCGGGGAAAGAGCCCGAGTGGGGCATGCGATCCTATGCCGACAAGCCGGATTCCACCACGTGGGGCGGCGAAGATGTCTACGATGTGTACTCAAAGAGTGAGGGAACGGCCATTGATGGGACGAAATACAACGAGTGGTGA
- a CDS encoding type IV pilin protein produces MGRNTTSGECCTLRFRTRPAPGGLPGNSRGFTLIELMIVVSIIGILAAIAVPNYQWGIIKTKEAVLRENLHNLRSVIDQYYADQGKYPDSLSDLTDKKHQYMRELPKDPFTKKDDWQPEAPPLTDTPSVPGGATPLSGGGTGVAQGNVWDVHSNSDLVGTNGIPYREY; encoded by the coding sequence ATGGGACGAAATACAACGAGTGGTGAGTGCTGCACACTGCGGTTTCGTACCCGGCCGGCTCCTGGCGGCCTTCCGGGCAACAGCCGCGGCTTTACCCTGATCGAGTTGATGATCGTGGTCTCGATCATCGGCATCCTGGCGGCCATTGCCGTGCCCAACTACCAGTGGGGCATCATCAAGACCAAGGAGGCGGTGCTGCGCGAAAATCTGCACAATTTGCGCAGCGTCATCGACCAGTATTATGCCGATCAGGGGAAGTATCCCGACTCGCTCAGTGACCTGACGGATAAGAAACATCAATATATGCGCGAACTCCCCAAGGACCCTTTTACCAAAAAGGATGACTGGCAACCCGAGGCTCCTCCTCTTACCGATACGCCGTCGGTCCCAGGAGGTGCCACGCCGTTGTCGGGAGGCGGCACCGGAGTCGCCCAGGGCAATGTGTGGGATGTCCACAGCAACTCGGACCTGGTGGGGACCAATGGTATTCCGTATCGGGAGTATTGA
- the ftsE gene encoding cell division ATP-binding protein FtsE: protein MIQLHNVFLAYQKDATALNGINLRIEKGEFVFLTGPSGAGKTTLLRLLYGALTPTRGQVLIDGQNVSRMTPSQIPFLRRSVGVVFQDFKLLPNRTVFENVSITLEVLGWGRADIGKKVMHVLKQMGMESKIAMTPQRLSGGEQQRVALARALVNDPKILVADEPTGNLDDANKNQILNIFKEANVRGTTVVVATHDRRLIDNCHKRLVTLSKGEIVEQVEKESTPGESA, encoded by the coding sequence ATGATCCAACTCCATAATGTTTTCCTGGCATACCAAAAGGATGCCACGGCCTTAAACGGCATCAACCTGCGGATCGAAAAGGGAGAGTTTGTCTTCCTGACCGGCCCCTCCGGGGCAGGGAAGACCACGCTGCTGCGTCTTTTGTACGGTGCCCTCACCCCCACCCGCGGGCAGGTGCTGATCGACGGCCAGAATGTCTCCCGCATGACCCCGTCCCAAATCCCTTTTCTCCGTCGCAGCGTCGGGGTGGTGTTTCAGGACTTCAAGCTGCTCCCCAATCGGACGGTCTTCGAAAACGTCTCCATCACCCTTGAGGTGCTGGGGTGGGGGAGGGCGGATATCGGCAAAAAGGTCATGCATGTGCTGAAACAGATGGGCATGGAGTCCAAAATCGCCATGACCCCCCAGCGCCTTTCCGGCGGGGAACAGCAACGGGTGGCCCTGGCGCGGGCCCTGGTGAACGACCCGAAGATTCTCGTTGCGGACGAACCGACCGGAAATCTCGACGACGCCAACAAGAACCAGATTCTTAACATCTTCAAGGAAGCCAATGTGCGGGGGACGACGGTCGTGGTCGCCACCCATGACCGTCGGCTTATCGATAATTGCCACAAACGGCTGGTAACCCTCAGCAAGGGAGAGATCGTTGAACAGGTGGAAAAAGAAAGTACCCCCGGCGAATCAGCCTAA
- the ftsX gene encoding permease-like cell division protein FtsX, with translation MNRWKKKVPPANQPNIRPNLAGEGFGGRLGYYFTRALTNIRQNVFVNVVTVGTITLALLIVSLFLLVFVNLENAAENWSERVQVTVYFDRELSTQEQTALRGKIMALGGVSRIGYVSRDEAFKRFVGRLRGQETLLEGVRSDILPTSFEISLKRANRDTRGVETFVASLKGIPGITEVQYGEEWVRRFNTFLNFMRMLGALLGGFLVVAVVFIVSNTIKLTIYSRRDELEVMALVGATRFFIKAPFLIEGIIQGAAGAALAVGLLWGLYEGFLHNAGNFLTFNPAASGLAFLPIEYVGALAVAGILLGFVGSLTSLKRFITI, from the coding sequence TTGAACAGGTGGAAAAAGAAAGTACCCCCGGCGAATCAGCCTAACATACGCCCCAACCTTGCCGGCGAAGGGTTCGGCGGCCGGCTCGGCTATTATTTCACCCGCGCCTTGACCAACATCCGGCAGAATGTCTTTGTCAATGTGGTGACGGTGGGGACGATCACCCTGGCGCTCCTGATCGTTTCGCTGTTTCTCCTGGTGTTTGTCAACCTGGAGAATGCCGCGGAAAACTGGAGCGAGCGGGTGCAGGTGACGGTTTATTTCGACCGCGAGTTGAGTACCCAGGAACAGACGGCGCTGCGCGGCAAAATCATGGCCCTGGGCGGTGTGTCCCGCATCGGCTACGTGTCCCGGGATGAGGCGTTCAAACGCTTTGTCGGCAGACTCCGGGGGCAGGAGACACTGCTTGAGGGGGTCAGGTCCGACATCCTGCCCACCTCCTTCGAGATCTCCCTCAAACGGGCGAACCGGGATACCCGCGGGGTCGAGACGTTTGTCGCCTCCCTGAAGGGCATTCCGGGCATCACCGAGGTGCAGTACGGCGAGGAGTGGGTCCGGCGTTTCAATACCTTCCTGAACTTCATGCGGATGCTCGGGGCGTTGCTGGGCGGTTTTCTGGTGGTCGCGGTGGTGTTTATCGTTTCCAACACCATCAAGCTGACCATTTATTCCCGCCGCGACGAGCTGGAAGTTATGGCCCTGGTTGGCGCCACGCGGTTCTTCATCAAGGCCCCCTTTCTCATCGAAGGGATCATCCAGGGGGCGGCGGGCGCGGCGCTCGCCGTCGGCCTGCTGTGGGGGTTGTACGAGGGGTTCCTCCACAATGCGGGAAATTTTCTGACCTTCAATCCGGCCGCCTCCGGGCTGGCCTTTCTCCCGATCGAGTATGTGGGGGCCCTTGCCGTGGCCGGCATTCTGCTCGGTTTTGTCGGCAGCCTCACGTCTCTCAAACGCTTTATTACTATCTAA